One Spinacia oleracea cultivar Varoflay chromosome 4, BTI_SOV_V1, whole genome shotgun sequence DNA segment encodes these proteins:
- the LOC130472188 gene encoding uncharacterized protein: MTLVEDMKAELYPGCTTYKRLEFIISLLHNKVSNKWTDKSFSMLLKSLHRAFNYDKHFPANAHQEKKYTRALGLDYVKIDACVNHCILYRKEFANEEKCPKCLAPIWKEKVVHGGDEYSDDEDVDVQKATRVPQLILRHFPLVPRLQRMFISSKLARHMRWHKVDNKDDGIMRHPADLEAWKSSDTTFPDFAKDARNVRLGLASDGFNPGANMSSRYSIWPVMLVPYNLPPWMFMKNELNELWESGVKAFDAHAKETFNMRVVLLWTINDFPAYANLWLPEDHKWRLNKRSFGGKVQRGPPPDHLTGHDVMEQLTGYSNVEFGKDVSGKRKRGEIYIVHQWKKLSIFYQLPYSRHLLVRHNFDVMHVEKNVCESILGTILDLTGKNKDSLNAQLDLADMKMHDKLRAKSLGNNKWQVPPAPYNLTLNEKRKIVTLLSKLAFPDAYSSNISRCASLQDGKVMGMKTHYHHVFMQDLLMPAFKGVLDENVLEPLQELSLFFKQLCSKTLKVDDLKQMEKI; encoded by the exons ATGACATTAGTGGAAGATATGAAGGCTGAGTTATATCCAGGGTGTACCACATACAAGAGATTAGAGTTCATTATCTCATTGTTACACAACAAAGTAAGCAATAAGTGGACCGATAAGTCTTTTTCAATGTTATTGAAGTCTTTGCATAGGGCTTTTAATTATGACAAGCATTTTCCTGCAAATGCtcatcaagaaaaaaaatacacaaGAGCATTGGGGCTAGATTATGTAAAGATTGATGCTTGTGTTAACCATTGCATTTTGTATCGAAAGGAATTTGCGAATGAAGAAAAATGCCCTAAATGCCTGGCTCCTATATGGAAGGAGAAAGTCGTGCATGGCGGTGATGAATATTCAGATGATGAGGATGTGGATGTCCAAAAGGCAACTCGAGTTCCTCAATTAATCTTGCGTCATTTCCCCTTAGTTCCGAGGTTGCAAAGGATGTTTATATCTTCAAAGTTAGCAAGGCATATGCGATGGCATAAAGTTGATAATAAAGATGATGGTATAATGAGACACCCAGCAGATTTAGAAGCATGGAAGTCTTCGGACACAACATTTCCCGACTTTGCTAAAGATGCACGTAATGTACGCTTGGGTTTAGCTAGTGATGGGTTTAATCCGGGGGCTAACATGAGTAGTAGATATAGTATTTGGCCAGTGATGTTGGTTCCATATAATCTACCTCCTTGGATGTTCATGAAGA ACGAACTTAATGAATTATGGGAGTCTGGGGTAAAAGCCTTTGATGCCCATGCCAAGGAGACTTTTAATATGCGAGTAGTGTTGTTGTGGACTATTAATGACTTTCCCGCTTATGCTAATTT GTGGCTACCAGAAGATCATAAATGGAGGCTTAATAAGAGGTCGTTTGGTGGGAAAGTGCAAAGGGGTCCTCCTCCCGATCATCTAACAGGGCATGATGTGATGGAACAATTAACTGGATACTCAAATGTAGAGTTTGGAAAAGATGTTAGTGGAAAACGTAAGAGAGGTGAAATATATATCGTGCATCAATGGAAAAAACTAAGTATTTTCTACCAATTGCCTTATTCGAGGCATCTCTTGGTTCGGCACAACTTTGATGTGATGCATGTGGAAAAGAATGTATGCGAAAGTATCTTAGGCACCATTCTTGATTTAACGGGAAAGAATAAGGACTCTCTAAATGCTCAATTGGACTTAGCAGACATGAAAATGCATGACAAGTTACGCGCAAAATCACTTGGGAATAATAAATGGCAAGTCCCACCGGCACCTTACAACTTGACTTTGAATGAAAAGAGAAAAATAGTAACACTTTTATCCAAATTAGCTTTCCCAGACGCTTATTCATCAAATATTTCACGGTGTGCCTCCTTGCAAGATGGAAAGGTAATGGGAATGAAAACTCATTATCATCATGTTTTCATGCAAGATTTACTTATGCCGGCATTCAAAGGTGTCTTAGATGAGAATGTTCTAGAGCCTTTACAAGAGCTTAGTTTGTTTTTCAAGCAATTGTGTTCTAAAACCTTAAAGGTTGATGACCTAAAGCAAATGGAAAAAATATAG